The Coccidioides posadasii str. Silveira chromosome 2, complete sequence genomic interval GCCTATCAGGATCTTGAGGCATTATCTCACTCCCCAATCATTTTGGTTCCCGGGGCTGAAGGGGCATTAACCATTGAGATTTTTCACACGCATACCTGTACCAGTGTAGTACGTGACGACCATCGAATCGCAAAAACTACGGTTAAGTCATTTATAGGCTTTCCTCGGAATCGGTGGAAGTCGTCAGGCGCACTATTGGTAACCAACTGTGGAAGTTCCCATGCTCAGTAGTGAGACAGAACGGGTAAAATAGCTCCACATTCACGGAGAGgctgagaagaaaagaaatttggTGTAGTGTATATATCATGGCCCTGGGATCCATTAGGCCGTGGCATGAAATTGGGACCTAGAGAACAATTTAGCCACGGTTATCGAAGACATCGTGTGACTCGAAGAGTTGATCTCTTGTAAACTGTGCTTCGAGACGTGAATCAGGAACCAATCCTTGCGACGTATCTCCACATCCCAGGTTCCAGACCGAGATCCAGATCATTTCGGAGACTGTCCACAAGTGTTTAGATTTCGGAGCGGAGCAAAAATCCACGGAGTCACAGATACACCCTCGAAAATACCGCCAACATGCCTATATTTAGGACACCATGGGAATATCACCAGGAAGGCATAATTCCTGCGACAATGTAATGATACGGAGTTGATCTCTGCCATCATAATTAGGTACAGAGCTCCGGAGGCTTCGGACAGGGTCCCCTGCGGGAATAGCCTCCTGCCAGGCATTGGCTCATGCATATCATGTCGTAGATTTTTAGAGGTACACAAAACCGTTGCGTCCCAAGTCTGGTAGCATCCACCAAAGGAAGGGGCTCTTAAAGTCACACATCCGGTCGGACAGGCATGACCTCGGCAGGCTGTTGATCTCCACACGTGTCAATATACAAATGCTCTTACCGCTGGAACTCTCCACATATCATGGTGCTCAGGCCTCCGTTCTTGTAATTACCAGTCCCTCAAGAACGATGCGTCTGGGATTAATGGGCGGTCCAACTAAGATCGTCGTGTTCACAGATCCGTACAACTCCGTCGGCGGTTGAAGGTCGATACCTTGTAATAAATATTAGGGTGGTGAACATTGTAATTTCTTACCAACTCTCGAGAGCATGTGTCGATATCGCCGACGAGGATGAATCTCGGCTAAACTATAAACAACATTGGGATCTCCATCAGCAACAAATGCATTCAAGCAAAATCTTCTTGCGAATCGATCGCAAATGGCCCAAAGGTGATGAACCCACAATATCTTTTGGCTGCTGCTTTTCCAGATTCTTCATGCTTTTCAATCTGACACCAGAGCAGCTGGGACCGACTTAGCCCGCTGGAGAGCTGTCGATAGGATAGCTAGTGAATCCCCAGGGACGACAAACACAATACCATAGAACACAATTCTCCAATTATACCCAGTAAACCATTGAATTGATGAGGAAGGGTGAGGCAGGTAATCCAGAGGTACAAAGGTTGTTGTTGGCCTGCCGCTGGGTTGAAGTAGAAATAAACTCGGGGTCTGGGGGCCGCTCGCTAACTAACAAAGTTAACTagtcccctttttttccagAGACATGCCATGTCACACGTCCAAGCAGGTATATGTCATTGGCAACTCTTCAACGTCCGATGTAGGTAGCCGCGGTTCCTCTTGATGGGGAAATGTAACTACATCGAATCCACCTACTACGTGTAAATGAAACTTTACTCAGCAATCGTAGTACAACATGTTATGTGCAGcatatgaagatttttacTCCGTAGGTATGCACGGGAAATAACTACTCACGCTGGACAACGCGCTGTAGTCGTAAAACCGCATACAGCTCCGTACGGAATAAAAATATACATGACTACACCCAAGCTATTGCGTAAGGTCCTGTGTTGAAGATTCGGGCTTCACAGGGCATATGATCCGGCATTTCGTCCTGCGTGCCGGTTGCATTGATACTACTGAGTACAACTGATTTCTATACATCAGGAAAGACTTGGATGCCGAATACTTTTCAACCGTGATCATGTCATTAATCCCGTTAAAACCACCCGAAGCTAAACACAAGCAAAAAACCACATGAATacgaaaaagaaagagaaaaaagaaataaaaacaGAAAGGGAGAACAAAAAGGAATACAAGGCATAcgtgggaaaaaaaaaaaaaaaaaaaaaaaaaaaggagagaaaacCAGGTTGTCGTCGACCCGTAGAACACTTGCGTAAAAAAAAATCCCGTTTCGTATACCAACACAACTTTCCCACataaaaaagaaaccaaagAAAAACGCGAAAAATTGACAGGGCAACAATATATAAAACGCAAGGAGACCAAAATATCGCAGCGTAACGTTGCCGGAACTAGATTTCCACCATGGTATCTCGGCATAGTATCCATGAACAGCAAGAACAGTACCCAGCCATACTCCTAAGAACCTTCCATCCCGGTTGCTCCTCCGCGATATTTGgcgaccaaaaaaaaaaaaaaaaaaaaaaaaagggaaaagaggggagaaagaaggaaaaaggacGGATAATTACTGGAACAAATAGTTGAAACCGTCGTAGGAAACAGGAGAGGCTGGAATGGTCCAACTCGAGGGATAAAATGTGGTCAGGAGACTTTCATCTGTCTTTTCCCTTACAAATTCTTGAAGTGTTCCTTTGCGTATTGCTCGCATGCCTACGATACATGTTAGCACAATGTGGATGAACCTACCAAGGTTATCCTTGGATTTTAGGGAAAGTATACCTTAGCAGGCTTTCCAATCTTCTGGCCAATGACCTTCCACTTATTTGCTTCGTATTCTTTGATTGCCTCCCTCAGAGCGGCTGACTGCGCTAGTGTTAATTTCTAGATCCAACCAGGTCGAGGAATATGCAGAACTTACCTCATCCTCAGCGAATTCAGCATAGTGCATATCCTACCAATGATTAGACTCCAATGTTATTGCTCTTTGGACATCTGTGGACACGCGAGATAGCTACCTTGTACCAATGTTTCTTGACACTGCCCTCTGTCCTTGTAGGAAATGTCTAAAGAGAAAATATCAGACATTAGAGCCCAATCTACCAAAAGCAAGAAAGGCAATCATCCAAGACTTTCGAGGGGTGTGGGACAAACCTTGGCAATTTCGCTCCAGGTGTTACCGGCATCTCGCATTGCCTTCAGTCGCTGTTCTTCTTCGGCAGTCCATGGAGTATTCGTGCGGCCTTTCTTCTTGCCTCCTGTCTCTGGTGCTGCAGCAGTGGTTGGTGGGTTCCCTTCACCTTCAACAGGGGCAGTTAGCTGTGGAGGTGCCATGGTTGACATGGGCGCGGACTGTTGGAATGACGCACGTCTTTTCCGGGGATTCACAGCAGGCACAGTTCCTGGCTGTTGCTGGGGAGGTGCTGGGGGTGCCTGCGTAGGGGGAGGAGCTGGCACCATGGGAGGCGCTTCAAAGTGGCCAGGACCAGGAAAAGGAGGTCCTGCCTGGTTTAAAGGATGTGTGGGAGGCGGATTGGCGGGCAGAGTAGTTTTGATTCTTTTCGAGGTGGGGGGGGAGCTATGAGCGAGTTAAAACGAAAAGTGTCAGAAGTAAGTCAACTGTTTCGGTTTTGAAAGTTCTCATCGAGAAACACATGGCAAGAGAGTCGCATATGGGATGAAACTCGGCTCGGGAGATCAACAGAGGCAAATACATCTTTTAGGGacaaataaaataaataaataaaaacgaaaagaaaaaaatgtACATGATGATCAGCAACATGCGTACGTGGTGGAGGGGGGTTAGGAGAATGAGGGGAAAAGGGGATGGGAGGACATGAAAAGACGGGTTTACTTACGACATGGCGGGAAGAGGGGATCTCGATGCAAAGACCGGCCAATTCATCTGTAAAGATACGAAAAGGAAGAGGTTAGCCAGGGATGAGCTGGTATTAACGTGGGTAATATGCGAAGGCGAAGTCCCATCGCGAGAGGGAGAGGCGTGACACACTAGGAAAAATGAATGGGGATCACGGCAAGCTTGACCTGCACGATCAAGCTGGCCGAGAATACTATATGTTTAATGGAGAAGGGGAGAAAGGAGTGGCCCAAGCGGGTACAAGAGGAAAAGGAAGTGAGAAGGCTGGGATGATAAGTACGATTGGTAAATAGACGGGTCGGATGTATAGTGAACTTCGCAGGCCGTATATTCGAGTCGAGGATACACAGGTTGCGAGAGAGGGAGTCACTGGATGTACCGTGTCTCCGCCGCGAAGGTTAGCTTGGTTCCCAGGTTGTTGCAGGCATGTACCGCTGGGGACATGAAGCAGTCACAACGAAGTAACTGGCACAGAATAAAACGAGGAGCACAGAGCTGGACAACCAGAGCAGTGACTTGGATGAATTAAATAAGAAAACGAGCAAGGAAGATGATGAATGGGAATGGGGGATAAGAGAGGTATGGAGGTGATAGAGTTGGACGGGGCAGCTTGGATGTTGTTGACGGAATGGGGGGCGGCCACCGTGCTTGAATTGCGGGGAAGTCCAGCGTAACTTTACCGCGACTTTACGGGAACCGAGTCGAGACTCTCGCCCTTTTACATGGTAGTGACCTCTGGGGGAAGCGATACCCGTAACCAATACCGCCTTGCCCGACCATTCCAGCAGAACGACCCAGCTGGAGTCCTCGCCGGCTATCCATGCAGGATCAGCCCTCGCTGCCCAATAGACAGCCACCTCAAGCTGGAGGAACACAGAGACATTCGTTTTTCGTGGTTTGCCAGCAGAACAGCTGACAGGCGTCATGTCCATACACGCCTTTCTCCGTGTATTTAATACGTAATGACCCTACTAGCGTGCCCATAACCTTACATACAGAAACACTCTAAACCCTGATCGGGTGCCGATGGAGCAACGATCTGCTCATGAACCATGCGACCCTCTCGACAAATGTGCAGGTCTCAGTCGGTTAAAGGACTATCCGAGTTCGCTCTCGAAGCAGGGACAGAGGCGATTTATGCGGTATCatgtgttttttttttttgctttcccTTCTCCATTCTGAAGTTAGACTTTCAGGTTTCTGCAGCATCGTTGAATGCCTTGATGTTCTGACACCCACCAGTGCCAGGTCAACTTCCCGTACAATAGAGACAATGTCGGAACCGTCGTGATGCAGTGCCAAGATATCAAACAGGGAATAGTTCGCAGGGAGTTAGACAGAAGCCTAAAACTCGAAGTCTGTGCACACCAGATGGAGAGATCTTAGAGGTCAAGGGTCTGACTGTCTTGGACAGTCAGAAATGTAAGGGTTTCTCAAGGATCCCTACTCCAAGCTCTTCGGCAAGCACAGACAACCGTGACTTCGGCAAGAATGGGACGTACAGCGTACCTCACTACAACACTGACATTTTGGGACTTTTGGCAGAAATGTCATTGACTTTCAAATTCCCGTTTTAATTAATAAAAGCATGGTCGTCTACAGAGTAACCGGTGtgcatgcatgcatgtatgcatgcatgtatgataatacatacatacacataCACCCGTTCATGTTCTCAAGAGCATACTGAATGCAGAACGATGAGTTGAGGGTGCTCTGCTGCACATACCTCTCCGACTGATCCTTGCAATCACCCGTAGCCCGGCCGTGATTCCTCCTTCAGCCACCACCATTCGTATCTGTCCGTGTCGCTTCTGAAGCGCTGCCGGCGATCGAACGCTGGGCGGAAATCAAACATTGGCGttcaatttttcttctttcgaGCCGAAGCACCGTATGCTCTCCAGAGCATGCACTGCTTAGACGTATCTGTACCTCGCCCCGGTACTACATGGTCAGCTCGCTCCGGGCCTTCCGAGGACCATCCGGTGAACAGTTGCTGGGATAATTTGGCAGAGCACAAATGTGTGGCAAAACACACTACGGAGTCGCTAATAAGTATAATATGTAATGCGGTCATCATGCATGACGACCTTCTGCTCCGATTTGCCCGACATAAACATGAGCAGAGATATCTGCCTTGTCCCAACGAGAAGTTTCGACAATGGCGAAAGACACTGTGAATCATCATATTATGGGGAAATTACAAGGTCGCTCTTAATAACCTATAAGATTGGACATGTTGCAGACCAGCGTTCGCGGAATCGGCTCCTATGGCATTGTAGTGACACAGAATGCACGAAGAAGCTTCCGAAAGCACAAATCCGGATTCACTAGCTGATCAGCAAAACAGAGGTCATCCCAAGATATCAAAAAGAACAGTCAAAGGCCGCCGCACACTCCCTCTTGCCAATCCCCGCCCGTTATGCAGGGTGTAGTCCCAGGTGAGTGTCGACACCTGCGTTCCCTCGCAAAATTCTCCGTCACTACAGAAATTTATTAGGCATTACGTTATCAACAGGTCGGGTACGGCGCTAGACCGTATCTGGACGGCTGCCTCTGCATTGGGTTCGCGGTCGCCGGCAAGCCCACCAATCAGCGGCCGCACTAACGGCTGGTCGACGGCATGGCGATACCCCTAGTAATTTAAAAACCGGCGCGCAGCTGCTTGCCCGATCCAGCCGTCGCAGTGCGGTTGCGGTCGAATTCGCAGCCGGTTTCTCCAGCTCCAACCTTGACGTGCCAATGTCTGCATGGGAGAGGAATGGCGCTCGAAACCCCCGTAGTTACGGATGGCCTCTTTGGGGGAGGCCTTCAAGTGAATCGGGACACAGCCTCGCAAAGCCTCAGTCGCTAAGATTGATACGGCAGTGGGCACGGGGGCGATCAAACAACCCTGCGATTTGAAACTGCGACGCGAATCGGTGCCGAAAAGCTGGCTTCCATTCCGTCTTAGCCTTGGGGAGAGTTGCTTCAAATCGAGGACAAAGGAGGCAATTTATGTTTTGTCCTGGGCTTGCGCATTTTTCCACTTTCGGAGGGGGAGCGGGGGGAGTTTTGCTGAAGATAGGATTAGTTTAGTACACGATACGAGATGTGGACGAGATAAGGTTACTTGCAGCTCAGGTACCCAATTCCAGATCACTCCATGTTTCGGCCTGACGCACGCTTGAGTTCCACGCGATGCTTCTTATTTTTAGAAGGGAACTGCTCCGCAAGGAGAATTTTCCTGAGGAACTTCTGAAGATGTACCCTGGCTTGTGCGGACGTCGGCACTTTCCCCTGTACGGGGTGTCTGTGAACTATTTGATACTTTGCACAGAAGTACCGCTTTAGGGCCGCGGAGGCCCCCCGAGATGCATGCAACCCTCGCAGGTGGTCACCGTGCTCGTGTCATATTGCCAGTAAGTCAAAGCACTTGAAGCATCAGAAATCCGTCTCAGATGGCCAATTCGGGACGTACAAGGCGTTCTCTCGCCCGTTGAAGCTAGCCTGCGTAAACCACATTAAACATTATCGGTAACGATTATATGAGATTCGCGACTATTGTTCCCGGAAGGGGGCTGTTGAAACCGGGAGTGGATTGCACCCACGCAGACAAAGGACGCCAGAGGTTTCGAGTTGCTGCTCGCGCAGTTCTTGATGGCCTAGGTCGGCACACAGTCCTGGTCACTGTCAAAGGTGGGAAAAGCTGGCGCTTCACGTGGGGTTCGTCATGTGAAACCTGGTGCACTGGTCGCGGTCCTGAAACGCCCACCCAGTGTTGGTTCTTGGATCGCTGCCAATTAGAGACCTCCCAAGGAGAACCATCACAACTTTCCGTGCCTGACAGCCCACGATCTTCGGATCTAGGATCAACGACCTGCATCCGGTGCTGGGAATCCATGTTCTGCATGGACAATAGAGGTTCTCTTTAACAGTTCCCTCCCGCGAGAAACCTTCCCAGCGGGATATTTACCCCTGGCGAGCGCGCCAGTGTTCCTGGTTGACACATCCTCGTCCCGACAGAATTCTTCGGCCAGCGGCTCCTCCCAGATAGGTCTCGGGAACATTTAGCAGGAGGAGGCcgaaagaggaagaagaaagcgaCCTTGATTCGGCCGTCTGATGAAACAATGCCCGCTTCTTCGCTCGTTGTCTTGCCCTGACACAAATCACTCGTGGGAGAGATGCTTCTTTGCCCCCCTCTCTCAGCTACCAATTCGTGTAGAGAGGGTTAAGTGTGGCAGCGTCTATGGGGTTGGACTCTAAAGCATAAACAAACTGGTTGAAATGTCCTGGATCCATGGATCGCCAACCATTCTGGGTCAGTGGCGGCCGGTGCTGACACTTTCTCCGTTTTGCCCTGTATGAAGGCATCAAGGGTTTAAAACTCAATGGGCTAATGGCGGCCTTGATGTAGAATTGATGCGTCAATTCGTCCAGTGATCGCCGAGTTAGGAAACGCTCACTAAGAAATATGACCTTCAGCCTCTATGCCTCCTAAACCTTTTCGGGTGGAGTTGAGACTGTCACTTGTTACAAGATTCGGGTTTCGATCAGTCGAGACAAACTAGCTGTCCCGCTTCTGTCGAGAAAGACATGGGTTCAGAAACAGCTCCGGCTCCAGCCATCACATCCCAAGCTTCATGCAGAAGTGTGGCAAGGGTGGAGAACTGCTTGGTCAAGCGAACGCGATGAGAGGACGTCCTATAGATAACGCTCAAGttttctccttcttttcGATGTTTTCTGTTTTGTTCGACACATCCAGTCGATACTCAACAAGCACAAAAGACTCCGTGTCTTCCTCAATCTCTTTTACCTTCTTTGCCCCTGGTTGGGCCTTTTAATAATCATCCTTTCGCCTGTGAGATCTTGACGATCTACTGCTTCCCTCGTTATATTAATATATACATCCTGAACGATCCGTTCCTCGTTCCCTATATATCTATAGAGTGAACATTTGTCTATATTCTGATTATAAAGCAGCCATGCATCCAATCACAGCAGCTGATATACTCAAGACATCTCGCTTTCGGTCTCCAAAACCATCCGAAGATACTGGCCGGAGTAACCATGGCGTTCAAAAGCACCAAAGGTCCGCATCTGCGGGGGCAGGGAGAGCGTGGACTGAGGAGGAGGTACTACAGTGTTTACCCGTCCACAGCGTTTAGCTCAGATGCTAACAGTCATCTAGGAAGTGTACCTTGTCCGATCCCGCATGCACAAAATGCCATATAAACATATTGCTTTGCACCTCCGGAAAACAGAGTTAGCGTGCCGACTTCATTATCACCAAATGCTCTACGGGAGCAACCGTCGGCGACGCAGCGAATCTATATCATCTATCGTGAGCTCATGCACAACCACCTATACACCCGAGGAACAGCCACAGGACAAGGAACCACTCGTTCCGTCACCACCAAGAACTCCACCAACAGAATCTTGCTCTGGTCCTTCCTCGGCGGCCGCTTCACCTCAATGCTCACGATTGCACGTCCCGATTCTCCCCAAGCCAGTCACCCAAATGAACTCTACCCATACGGCCAACTACCCATACGACAAAAAACTTCGTCTGGACACGTCCTTCGCAGACAACAGCCAATACAACCAGCTCCAGGTCGACCTTGGACGCCTCCGAAGCCTATACGACGCATACCGCCACTCATTCTGGTCCCTCATCGCATCTGAATACTCCAAAGATCCAGAGCTCTCCGGTCCAAGGCTCGAAGAGGCTTTCTTTCACTCCGCCCTTGCCCCCAGTCCAGACCGCCTTCTACCCATGCCTACTCCACGGTGCAGCCCCAAAAGTATGACCCCGACTATCCACGAAGAGCTCCCTGAGGCAGCACAGCTTCCCCCAGCGGCTCCGGCTGGCTTTCGCGCCATTAATGAGTCCGGCCAGAAGAGAAGGTCTTCCAGCACTTCTTCAAATGCAAGTCAGCGCATCGAGAAGTGTGCTGTTGCTTCGTTGTTAACGGTTGAAAAAGAAGTCTGGGCGCCAAAGGAAATTGTTTCCAGATAAATGCGGCACTCATCTTTGAGTGGTTAAGCTGTTTTCTTCTGTATCTGTGTTCAAACGCTTTTCTGTTTTCCgcttttccatgttgaaTTTACGATATCCCTGTAGTTCTTTCATTTTGATTTCCGCTTCTTTCTCCTGTTTTACAATTTTCTGTTTTACCTGGGATAGGCTCACTGGCGTCTTCTGTACATTTGTGGTATGGCGGTGTTCTGGGATACTTCTCATGACGGTCCTTGTTTGTCCTTTTCTTTACGATAACGATTTACACTGGCCCCCTCTTTCATCACGCTCATTTTGAGGGATCTCACACACTCGCTATGAtatgatttttctttttttctcttttccttttcctttgtAAAGTTGAATGTTGTCTCTGTATCCCAAAACCAGAATGTAGCGAACCGGTTGATCGAAAACTCAGGGATTCCCAATCAAAaattgaaaaaagaaaggtgtCCCTTTAACTTTTTCCAAGAGTATTCTAAACTTTGCCACGGAGTATTCAGTTCTGTAGGGAATATGCTGTGTCAAAGTTCGGCATTACCGGTTGGCGTTCGGGTAATGGGACAGCTTGGTTTGCGTCAGAAAGGACAAGGATGGCTTGTTGACCCGGAATGGTGGGTAGGATCCTGGTGGAATGGGTTTCTTCAGGAGAAATTGGTGGGGGGTTCTTACATCTTTCACTGCAACGCCTCAAAGGGTGTATGCCTCCTCTGATAACCAGTAGAGCCACCAGGAAAATACATACTCCTAAGGCTAGACAGACCCCCTACATGTTGGACTCAGCGCACTGGTCCTTCGCTCGCCGGCCACCTCCAGAGAGATACTCACCAGGATAGAGAGCAGATACGCACTGGTGCACATCATGAAACAGATTACTCCTCCAATCCCACCAAGCGTAGAACCAACTAGGAGGCTAGTTCTGGATTATCAAACAAAAGACGTGCTGATATATCCCCGACCGGAGTGGTACCGGACTTTACGGGATGCTATTCGCTCTCCCAGCATGGCCAATCGGcgaaagaaataaaaaacaACACTTCTCTACTTCCACAAGTTTTCTAGAAATGCGGAAGCGGTCTTCAAACATGCGAtgttaaaaaaaaggcaatGCATATTAAGATCTGCGCATGAAGATGTTACGAGAGCATACGGCAATAGGCTAGGGTAAGATGTCAAAAAGTGGTTCCTGATTCACCATCTTTTCCCACCATTACTCCTTGGGGAATCGGGAGGCAAAAGAAATAGTGGATATCACCAACATGGCAGCGCTGACGTGTGCATCTCGAGAGCGGAGCAACGATAAGAACGAGTTAGAGACCAGAACTCGGATGTGGCGAATCTGAGAGACGGGATAACTGGGGGTCCCAATGGGGAGCGGCACATTTTCATGCACCAGAAAAGAGGGTGAAGGGAGTGCCTGGTGTGCATTTCATGCCGGAGAATACATGGTATGAGATCGGGCGACATGGAGATACGCACGTGTATCCCACTAGGTGTTGCGGGTCAGACAGCCTGCTCCCGTTGCGGCTGCTCCAACAACAACGGGGAGATATCCAATGCTGGAAATCCCGGGGAAGTGTTGGGAAGACCGTGCCTCCAGAATCATGCATCTCCGAGAAGGCCCGGAGAAAGACTGACAATAAGCCAGAGATCAACCAAACTCTTTAATAAACTTGTTAGGCAACCAAGCTCCAGGGAACAAGGTAAGATGGTCACCAGGCGAGCCTCTCCAGCTGCCCTTAAAACCTGCGCCGTTTCTATCCCATCAAAGGGCCCCAACAGCATGTTAACGCGAAGAATTGTCTAACAGGTATCCCCGAGCCCAACCTTTTGGCTAAGATTCGAACCTACTCGCACAAGGCCCTTGAATGTGAGAACAATAGATTTATATCTAGCAATCACCGTGGCCACTGCGATCCCTCTTGTTTTTCTGCTATCGCTCAAATGGCCGACCGGAAAGCCAAGGGTATATTAAGAAACCTGAGCAGGCTATTTCAAGCTTAGAAGATCCAGCAAATTCTCAATATTGGCCTATTGTGGCACATCTCCGATAGATGAAAAGAGCTGGGCGATACTGGCGATAATTTTTGGTAAATGAGAAAACGGAAAAATATGCCACATCGCATATGTATGCCGGGCTGAAGAAGCCGAGATTAACTGCAGATATTGATTCCACCATCCATTTGTCCAATCTGCTTAATATGGCAGTTCCCAGAAATAGGTCTCAAGAAGCTGAAAGTGCTTCCCACGAGAGGACCTTGCGTCTATTCTCAGCATGGACTCCGAAGTGGTTGGCCTGGCGAAGTGTCCAAAACTTGGCAGTCACGGCTAAATTTTCGACAGCTTTgatcaaaaataaaaaactATTTTGGCCGCAGAAGGGTATACCAAAAGGGTTGGTCCGATAGGCCTCGATGGCGGAGCAATATCATGGCGGAGTCATGTTTCTATTTTCATGATGTCGCGTTTCATCGCTTCCTCATGGCCCAAAGTTCGCAACTAATCTGCTTATGAGCTCATGCAAGAGGACGTCCACAGATTCATTGCCTGGAAGAGAAAAGCGAAGCGCGGGGAAAACACGTCCAGTGACATTCTCAAGTCCTTGCATTTTTGCACTCGCTGATTCATGCAATCGCTCGGGTGCAACAAGTACTCTGTGCGAGTGTGAGAGAAGGAGAGGGGCGAAGGAGAGAATAATATTGACCGGTCAGgctttgtttccttttttttttttttttttttttttttttttttgttttaaaTTTATTTTTCACCAACTTACCTTTCTTTTGCATTGCTTCATGCAAAGAACTGATCATCATCTACGTTCTTATTCTTTCTCCTACTGAATTTTGTGAGCATGAACATTTTCACTGTGTCCTTTGTCACTTTTTAGCCGCTTGCTGATTCGGCCATATGAAAGGCCTCGAATATTTTCTTATTCCTCGGCCCCCCTTGGCGGTGCATTGGTGCGGTTCAGAATTCCTTCTAGAATCCCTTTcgtccctttttttttcaatgTTCCGTGTTAAGCATACGCACTGCTGCTCTCGCGTTCACGCACTAAGGTATTTGTCACGAGCTTGCTGAGACCCTGGGCATGCACATGCAGGTTCGGTGAACTGA includes:
- a CDS encoding uncharacterized protein (EggNog:ENOG410PPD8~COG:K) — protein: MNWPVFASRSPLPAMSSPPTSKRIKTTLPANPPPTHPLNQAGPPFPGPGHFEAPPMVPAPPPTQAPPAPPQQQPGTVPAVNPRKRREGNPPTTAAAPETGGKKKGRTNTPWTAEEEQRLKAMRDAGNTWSEIAKTFPTRTEGSVKKHWYKDMHYAEFAEDESAALREAIKEYEANKWKVIGQKIGKPAKACEQYAKEHFKNL
- a CDS encoding uncharacterized protein (EggNog:ENOG410PR66~COG:S~BUSCO:12410at33183), whose protein sequence is MHPITAADILKTSRFRSPKPSEDTGRSNHGVQKHQRSASAGAGRAWTEEEEVYLVRSRMHKMPYKHIALHLRKTELACRLHYHQMLYGSNRRRRSESISSIVSSCTTTYTPEEQPQDKEPLVPSPPRTPPTESCSGPSSAAASPQCSRLHVPILPKPVTQMNSTHTANYPYDKKLRLDTSFADNSQYNQLQVDLGRLRSLYDAYRHSFWSLIASEYSKDPELSGPRLEEAFFHSALAPSPDRLLPMPTPRCSPKSMTPTIHEELPEAAQLPPAAPAGFRAINESGQKRRSSSTSSNASQRIEKCAVASLLTVEKEVWAPKEIVSR